One segment of Kwoniella newhampshirensis strain CBS 13917 chromosome 10 map unlocalized Ctg14, whole genome shotgun sequence DNA contains the following:
- a CDS encoding acyl-protein thioesterase 1: MPIATRAKRPLILVLVACFCLLPLLYISTRSRHLIDTQSSPVQAMSAAIAPLKHLKVAPNGAHTATVIFLHGLGDTGHGWLPVAKMLWSSFPGVKWILPHAPSIPITLNHGMTCPGWFDINTLDRLTDSVHDDEKGLLQSVASVDALIQAEVDAGIPENKIILGGFSQGGAISILTALTSKRKLGGVVGLSTWVTLNHKIEQLKSPHAHDTPIFWGHGDNDQVVGYQYGQRSVELLKKLGFPLLPPGKTFGRPGVRFETYPGMGHSSTPQEIEDFKAWLTEALK, encoded by the exons ATGCCAATTGCAACAAGGGCCAAACGACCGCTGATCCTTGTACTCGTGGCTTGCTTCTGTCTCCTCCCGCTCCTATATATCTCGACGCGTTCTcgacatctcatcgacaccCAATCATCTCCCGTCCAAGCCATGTCCGCAGCTATTGCCCCTCTGAAGCATCTCAAAGTCGCGCCCAACGGTGCACATACAGCCAcggtcatcttcctccat GGTCTTGGAGATACTG GTCATGGCTGGTTGCCCGTTGCCAAGATGTTATGGTCATCGTTCCCTGGCGTCAAATGGATCCTGCCTCATGCACCCTCGATCCCTATCACTCTCAACCATG GAATGACCTGCCCCGGGTGGTTCGACATCAACACCCTCGACAGGCTCACCGACTCGGTGCACGATGACGAAAAGGGTCTCCTTCAGTCTGTCGCCTCTGTAGACGCCTTGATCCAGGCAGAGGTGGATGCCGGTATCCCAGAGAACAAGATCATCCTCGGAGGGTTTTCTCAAGGCGGTGCAATTTCCATCTTGACGGCTCTCACCTCGAAGAGAAAGTTGGGCGGTGTGGTGGGGCTGAGTACTTGGGTCACATTGAATCACAAGATTGAGCAA CTCAAAAGCCCACACGCCCACGACACACCCATCTTCTGGGGTCATGGAGACAATGATCAAGTGGTTGGATATCAAT ATGGCCAACGCTCCGTCGAACTCCTGAAAAAGCTCGGGTTTCCTCTCTTGCCTCCCGGCAAAACTTTTGGACGCCCCGGTGTTCGATTCGAGACATACCCAGGAATGGGTCACTCTTCTACCCCTcaggagatcgaggattTCAAAGCTTGGTTAACAGAGGCCTTAAAGTGA